In Bacillus thuringiensis, the DNA window GGCCGAGGGCCCACCAAACTCAATTGACCTTTTAGTACATTTATTAATTGTGGTAATTCATCTAAACTATATTTTCTAAGGGATTTTCCAAATTTAGTTAATCTATCGTGATCAGATAGGAGCTCGCCATTACTATCTCTAGCATCAGTCATCGTGCGAAACTTATAAAGATAAAAAGGCTGTCCGTGTATACCTGGACGTTGTTGTTTAAATAGGATAGGTGAGCCTATTTTGAACTTAACTAGGACCGCTACTAAAAGAATGACATGAAAGAAACACAATAATAATAATAAAGAAATAAGTATATCAAAGAGTCTTTTCATTAATAATCATACTCCTTGCTAATATTTTTACGAATGCGGTTTTCAAAGATAAATATATAAACCAAAAGACATTTGTTACAAACTTATCTCATTTCACTATACATCTTAGAAAAAAATGTACGCCTTGTATTTTTCAGTTCCCCTTTTTATTTATACATTTAGCTCTCCTTTAATTTATCGTAATTTTTTAATTATTAACTTATTCCATTCACTTATTATTTCATATAAAACAACTACTTCTATTAAATAGACCATTGTCCCATTTATTTCAATGAAAAAAGCTATCCAATCGCTCTTTGATTATTACGTGCAATAAAACTCCTGTTATCAATCATTCGCTCTATAGGTTTATATATATAATTTATTACATACGATGAAGCAATACATAACGTTATCAACCAAATAAAAATTATGATTGGATATCTAGGTGCAAATATAAGCCCTGGAAAAATTGACATATAAAAAAACATATGAGTCAACCATATGTTTGTCGAATGCTCCCCCAAAAAGGCTAATATATGTTGTATAACACTACTCTTATTCATAAGAATAAAAAAACTAATAAATGCAATAGCGGTAAAAGGAGCGATAATCATAGATTCATAAAAAGCATGTAAAACTATTAACATAATAATCCCTATAGTACAAAGTATATTCTTATAAGGCATGTAATAAAATTTATTATATAGTTTTGAATAAATTTTTTCTTTCGCAAAAATAGTACCCACAATAAATGGAAGTAAAGATGTACCAACCAATACCACGGTATTTACTGACATGCCTAAAATTGTATGATGCCCAACATCCAAAACATTTTTTATACGTTGAATATAGCTCACTAAATATATGATCCCAAAAACCAGTAACAAACTTAATGAATTATATTGCCTCACCAATTTAGTCAATAGCGGTGCTAAAAAGACAAGAATAATATATGTCTGTAAAAACCACCATGCACCATTATATGAAGATGACAGTACAAAGACGTTGAGAAAGAACTTTATTATACCACCTGAGAAAACCTCTGATTTACCTGCAAAAAATCCAACAACAACAAATAGAACAAGCACTATCCAATAGTTCATTAATAATTTTAGAATACGTATACGGTTTCTACTTACATTTAATCTTTGCTCTTTATAAAAAATTACATATAAACCATAACCACTTATAAAACAATATATAGGTACACATGCATCTCCAAATAATGCCAAGTAGTAAACTAGCGGTGTTCCGTTGATTGTTAAAAAGTTTTCATACATCCCGTTAACTTCTTTCCTAGCAAACAAGTGAAGTAACAACATGAGTAATATAGCTGCTCCTTTTAACATTTGTGTATCACTTTTTGAAATTTCCATAAAATCAAATCTCCTCCTTTCATATCTGCTGGTTTCTTGTTATGTATTCCATATCAGTTATTTTATTTAAATCGTATATATTTAATTTTAGCTGTCGTTATATGGCACTTCTTCCTAAAGTTCTAAAAACTCAGCATAAATAAAAAGCCACTATGCCTATGAAAACATGGTAGCCTTTCTTTTTTTATATTAATAATTAAGCACATTACGCATTCATTTGCCCGAACGTTACAAACATGGCCAATGGACCAATTTCCTTCCATACAATATCATTATCAGTAATAGTACCGTTGGAAATTGTAGAAAAAGTGGGTGGGATTGTATGTGACGTACCATTATTTACAGCTTCATATACATGGTTACCAAAATTAATTCTACTTCCTTTCACATAACTTTTAGATGCTGTCCACGTTTGATTATTTGCATATCCAGCTTTAGAACAAATCCAACCAATATATCCTCCTGCAATCGGATTTGAATTTCTTAGTTCTTGTCCTAATCTATAATATCCTGTTGTTGGGATAGTTGGTATTCGATAGTATGGATCTAGCACACCGTTTACAATATTTCCTTGTAGAAATTCTTTTCCTGTAATCATCATTGTTGCATTATTTAGCATGTTATTCTGCATTACGACTTGAAGTGTACTGCTCGTTGTTCTATTGTCTATCCCAACTTGTATTAAATTTATAGCGGTTATAGTATTAT includes these proteins:
- a CDS encoding sugar transferase; this translates as MKRLFDILISLLLLLCFFHVILLVAVLVKFKIGSPILFKQQRPGIHGQPFYLYKFRTMTDARDSNGELLSDHDRLTKFGKSLRKYSLDELPQLINVLKGQLSLVGPRPLLMEYLPLYSQEQAKRHNVRPGITGWAQINGRNSISWDEKFKLDVWYVENQNFLLDLKILYLTFSKVLKSEGITNNKHVTMPVFKGGIEHGGE
- a CDS encoding acyltransferase family protein encodes the protein MEISKSDTQMLKGAAILLMLLLHLFARKEVNGMYENFLTINGTPLVYYLALFGDACVPIYCFISGYGLYVIFYKEQRLNVSRNRIRILKLLMNYWIVLVLFVVVGFFAGKSEVFSGGIIKFFLNVFVLSSSYNGAWWFLQTYIILVFLAPLLTKLVRQYNSLSLLLVFGIIYLVSYIQRIKNVLDVGHHTILGMSVNTVVLVGTSLLPFIVGTIFAKEKIYSKLYNKFYYMPYKNILCTIGIIMLIVLHAFYESMIIAPFTAIAFISFFILMNKSSVIQHILAFLGEHSTNIWLTHMFFYMSIFPGLIFAPRYPIIIFIWLITLCIASSYVINYIYKPIERMIDNRSFIARNNQRAIG